The genomic segment AAGCTCATTTGGGCTTCCTCTTGTGAAAAATTGTGGGACAGCAATGACCCGGAGGTTGCTTTTTTATTTAGGGTGTATTGATGCTTACTGATCAATAATGTCTGTGCCCTTTGGCGGAGTAAAGTTAAACGTAGATGCCGGAATCGTGGTATTCAGTTTTACATTACTAAATTTAATATTCGTAGTCTGACCTAAGGAATCTTGCAAAATCATCAAGCTAGGCGCTTTGTTCGCACCAAAACTAATAGTCAGGCTTTCAAACACCCCATCGGTATTTTTCGGATAAAGCGTATAATAGGTTTTAGCTTTATTCGGCTGAGTTACGCGATAAGATTGCATAATCTGGCTGGTATTGCCGGACAATAATAATGCCGGTGTATTTGCCACCTGGTCGTCTAGACTCTGACGCACTGCTTGCTGCAAGTCTGGATCATAGATCCATACGGTTTTACCTGTAGTGGCAATGGTCTGTTTAGATGGACTAGAAGTTTCCCAGTAGAATTTACCTGGACGCGCCACCTTCATCACACCTTTAAAGGTCTGGTTCATGTGCTGGGCGGTTAAGCCTTTTTTCTGGGTCGCTTTCGGATTCGTGACTTTAGTCGTTTGTTCAAAATTTGCAGTTAAGCTACGGATATTGCTGAGCTGTTTCACCAGATTCGCAGTAGCTTGCTGCTCCGTCGCTGCAGTTGCGGCAAATACAGTCGTGCTCATGACAGGTGCCAGTGTCGCCGTACCGATTGTTATGGCACATACAGTTTTACGAAGCATACTCATAATCTCACCTTTTTGTATTTGCATATTGCTATTTATCTAATGGCTCATATTAAACCAATTTCTCGAACTAAGATGATAGAAAATAAGAAGTTTTGTATTGTTATTAATGCAGAATTCCTGTTTTTATTCATCATGATGAAGATTCAATAGTGATATTTACATTCGCTGTCACAGCTTTATAAGCCGATAAATCTTCATGCATAAAAAAACCCACAGAAACTGTGGGTCTTTTTTCTATTTCAGCAAATTATGCTTCAACAGATACGTAGCGACGGCCAAATTGACCTTTCACTTCGAATTTTACTACGCCATCAGCAGTAGCAAATAATGTATGGTCACGGCCCATACCTACGTTTTGACCAGCGTGGAATTCAGTACCACGTTGACGAACGATGATGTTACCTGCAGTTACAGTTTGGCCACCGTAAACTTTAACACCTAACATCTTAGGATTCGAATCACGACCGTTCTTAGTCGAACCACCGGCTTTTTTAGTTGCCATGTCTATTTACTCCTAGTAATTAGCCTGAGATACCAGTAATTTTCAACTCAGTGAACCATTGACGGTGACCTTGTTGTTTACGGTAGTGCTTACGACGACGCATTTTGATGATGCGGATTTTGTCGTGACGACCATGGCTAACTACTTCTGCAGTTACTTTAGCGCCAGCTACAACTGGAGCACCGATTTGAATGCTATCACCGTTTACAAGCATAAGTACGTCATCAAACGTAATTGTTGAACCAGTTTCAGCTTTCAATAATTCAACTTTAAGGGTTTCACCCTCAACTACACGGTGCTGTTTACCACCGCTTTGGATTACTGCGTACATAATGTACTCCAAACATGCCCGTGTCGACGTGCCGATAAAGGAATATATCGATCTTAAAACGCGCGCCACTGGGGGTTATACAAGGGCAAAGATTTTAAGGGATATTATAAGAAACAACAAGCCATTTTAAGGAAATAATCATGAACTCCATTATAAAGCCTATAAATCATTAAATTATTCATTCAAAATCAAAGATTAATACCGGATATACTGACCAAAAAACGCTGCTCAATTCCGAGTTTTCCAGCTGCCTGAGAATGTTTAGAAAAAAACTTTAGCGGAAAGATATTGTTCATTTTTTAAATGTCAAAATTTAGGCTAAACTCAAAGAAGTGCTATAAAAAGCTGATTTTTAGTGGAGTTTGTGCTTTTCTTAGCTTTCACTCATGTTATAAATTGTTAAACTACCCGCTGCGATTTACCAAACTAGAGGTTTTCTTTCACATGGCCATCGACTTTAAGCAAGATATTCTCGCTCCTGTTGCTAACGACTTTGCTGCGATGGACACATTCATTAACGAAGGAATTACCTCAAAAGTAGCGCTGGTGATGGCGGTCAGCAAGCATGTGGTTGAAGCTGGCGGCAAGCGTATGCGCCCAATCATGTGCCTGTTGGCAGCAAAAGCCTGTGGTGCCGTAGAACTGGAACAACATCGCAAACTGGCCGCCATTATCGAAATGTTGCATACGGCAACTCTAGTTCATGATGATGTTGTGGATGAGTCAGGCTTACGCCGTGGCCGTCCAACTGCCAATGCGACCTGGAACAATCAGACAGCTGTGCTAGTGGGTGATTTCCTAATTTCGCGTGCCTTTGATTTGTTGGTCGACCTTAACAATATGACCCTGCTCAAAGACTTCTCTACGGGTACCTGCGAAATTGCCGAAGGCGAAGTTCTGCAACTGCAATCGCAACATCAGCCAGAAACCTCAGAAGAAACCTATTTGAGCATTATTCATGGCAAGACTTCTCGCCTGTTTGAACTGGCGACCGAAGGTGCCGCTATTCTTTCCGACAAGACTGAGTTCCGTGAACCGTTACGTAAATTCGCCGGTCACTTCGGTAATGCTTTCCAGATTATTGATGACATTCTGGACTATACATCTGATGCTGAAACCCTAGGTAAAAACATCGGTGATGACCTGATGGAAGGCAAACCGACCCTGCCATTGATTGCTGCCATGAAGAATACGACCGGTGAATCACATGAAATTATTCGTCGCAGTATTGCAACGGGCGGAACAGATCATTTGGCAGAAGTGATCAAGATTGTAAATGATTCTGGCGCTTTGGATTATTGCCGCCAGCGTGCAACTGAAGAAACAGAAATTGCAATTCAAGCCTTGAATGCACTACCCGATTCAGAGTATCGTCAGGCCCTCGTTAATCTGGCCAAACTGGCTCTTCACCGGATTCAATAGCCGCTTACCTCGCCTATGCATATTAATTTTCTTGATATTTTTCAAAGCATGCAGCACCAGCTTGAACAACCACAGGCGGTGCTGGATGAGAATTTGCTCATCCAACTTGTAGAACGTATACGCCCAGAAGACAGCAGAAATACAGAAGAAATCGAAACAAAATTTAATGCATTTATCCGGGCTTTACTGCTCACTCCCAATGCAGTCTTAACCTTACAAAGTTTCACTTTAAGAGTTATCAATCGTTATAAACAAGCCAGCTTGTTTTCCGATACCGGGATTCTTTCTCTAGATGGTTTCTGGAACCAGCTGAATCAGCGGATCGGGGCGCATATCCTGCCGGTGATTCCAGATCATCTGCAGCTTCAGGAATTGTTCCGCAAGATTTTCTATTTGCGTACCGATAAATACTGGCTGGATTATTTTGATGAAGCAGACTGGCAGCGACTTTTTGCTGTTGTAAATCAGGGTCATTCTAATCAGGTAGAAAAAACCCGAATCAAAGATCAGATCATTAAAGCACTAACGATTCTGTCCTACCGGGTGAGTGGGATCGGTCTGCATCCTGAATTTATTAATGCTCAGCCTGAGCTCATGGAATATGAATCACCTTTTCTGGTGCAAAACCGTGAGATCATTGAATTTATCCAGGAATATAAAAAACGCTATAACACGGTAGAACTGGTGGATGCGATTACGCCGCCAGATGCTTCCCAAGCTCTGGTCATGCTGGAGCAGTGTCACGATGTTGTCGCCAAAATTCGCCGCTCTACCAAACGGATTGGGGTCAGTGTCAGCCTGACCTATATGCTGGCCTTACTGGAACAGTGTCTGGAACGGATTGAAATCCTGCTGAATATGGTGCTGGATGATGATGACCTGCGTTATCAATCCATTGGCCTGTTTATCGCCGATATTACCGAAGCAATTTATAGTGAACGCAGTGTGCGTGCCTTACTGACTACCAATAGTGAACTCCTGGCTTTACAGGTGACTGAAAATGCCAGTAAAACCGGTGAACATTATGTAAGTACCGACAAGCAAGGCTTTCTGGCCATGTACAAATCGGCAGCCGGTGCCGGTGTCATCATTGCCTTTATGGCTTCGCTGAAAGTCTTAATGGCGCGTGTCACCATGGCACCTTTAATGCAAGCCTTTAGCTATAGCATGAACTATTCGCTCGGTTTTATGCTAATTCATGTACTGCACTTTACCGTTGCGACCAAACAACCGGCAATGACCGCAGCTGCACTGGCTTCTACCGTACAGCAGCGTAAGGGTTCGAAAACTGCCCAGATTGCTGAACTGGCTGCCCTGATTGTGAATATTATCCGGACCCAGTTTGTCGCGATTCTTGGGAACATTTCCATCGCAATCCCGGTTGCAGCACTGATTGCCCTGATGTGGGAGTTTGCCCTACATGAGCCATTAATGACGCATGCCAAAGCAGCCAAAACCTTATATGACCTGAACCCATTTACTTCTTTGGCGATTCCTCATGCAGCAGTGGCTGGCGTATGTTTATTCCTGTCAGGCCTATTAGCCGGTTATTTCGATAATATGGCAGTGTATCGGAAGGTCGGTCCTCGTCTGAGAGCTCATGTGCGCCTGTCACAACTGATGGGACAAGAACGTCTGCATCGATTTGCCGATTATATTGAGCGTAATCTAGGTGCACTGGCGGGTAATTTCATTTTTGGGGTTATGCTGGGCAGTATGGGTACTATTGGTTTCATTCTCGGTCTACCTTTAGATATTCGTCATATTGCCTTTGCGTCTGCCAACTTTATCCAAGGACTGATCAATATTAATGGTCCAGATATTGGACTCATTATCATCTCTTTCCTGGGTGTTCTGCTGATTGGTCTGACTAACCTTTTTGTAAGTTTCAGCCTGACCATTATTGTGGCATTACGCGCACGACGGGTGCGTTTCGAACAGTGGAAACCGCTCGCCAAACTGGTCATGACCCATTTCCTGACTCGCCCAAGTGAGTTTTTCTGGCCGCCGAAGCAAACCATTGAAATTGACGAAAATCATACATCCACAAAACTGTAAAATTGCGAGAATATTTGGGCATTTAGGTACAAAATCCCATAAATAAAAAATGGAATTTGCATAAAATACGCACTCTTGAAAAAAAGTGTACTGGCAAGTACACTTTAGCGCAGACAGTTAACCGGTTGAATAACGGTTAAAAGGACAAGGATTTTTGGCATGCATTACTTGTTACTTATTGTCGGAATTTTATTTTTAATTTTCAGTGTGTTATTTCTTGATATTGCAACTTTAAGCCAGTTAGATGTGCTTGCAATAGAATGGATTAGCGGCTATCGCACAGAATTTTTAAATCAAATTAATCAGTCCTTATCAGTGATAGGTGGCATGCCATTTGTATTATTTTTATCCACACTATGGTGTATTTTTCTACTGTGGTATAAAAAGTATGCAAGCGTAATTTTTATATGTATCGGAATTATCGGAGGAATTCTCCTAGGCTGGCTTTTAAAATTCAGTATTGCCCGACCTCGACCAGCAGAGTCTTTTCATCTGGTTGAAAGCTATGGAAGCTCCTTCCCGAGTGCCCATAGCGTCTATGCAGCCTGTCTCGGCTGTCTGGCAATATTCATATATCGGCAACATCCCCGACATACCATCATCTGGATGGGTGCAGGTGCATGGATGCTGATTATGGGTATTTCAAGAGTTTATCTAGGTGTACATTTTCCTTCAGATGTCATATCCGGCTGGAGTATAAGTTTTATTTGGATTTCGTTGTGGTATATGGTCTGGATCAGATATTGCACGGCTCACAAATAAAAAAATTTAGATAAGAATCCAATTGAGGTGGAACAATGATGTCTGCAAAGCTTTGGGCACCCGCCCTGACTGCTTGCGCATTAGCAACAAGTCTTGCACTTGTTGGTTGTAGCAAAGATCCTAAAGAGGGCCAGCAAGCTGGTGCTCAGCAGCAAATGCCACCGACTGAAGTCGGTATTCTTGTTGCACAGCCACAAAGTGTCGAGCAGTCTGTAGAGCTCTCAGGTCGTACAACAGCATTTGAGATTTCTGAAGTACGTCCACAGGCTAGTGGTGTGGTGCTTAAACGCTTATTCACTGAGGGTAGCTATGTCCGTGAAGGTCAGGCGCTTTATGAAATCGATTCAAGCACTAACCGTACTACTGTTGATAATGCCCGTGCTGCGATTGCCCGTGCTGAAGCGAATTTAGGTGTATTGCGTGTTAAAGAAGGCCGTTACCGTCAACTGGTCGGTACCAATGCCATTTCTAAACAGGAATACGATGACATCGCAGCACAGGTCAAACTGGCTGAAGCTGATTTGAATGCAAACCGTGCAACTTTACGTAATGCTGAAATCAACCTGGGCTATTCAACCGTACGTGCACCGATTTCTGGTCAAACTAACCGTTCTTCGATTACGGCGGGTGCGTTAGTGACTGCAAATCAGACAGAACCACTGGTTACGATTCAGCGCCTAGATCCAATCTATGTAGATATCAACCAATCCAGTGCTGAACTGCTGCGCCTGCGTCAACAGCTAAGCAAAGGCAACCTCAACAGCTCAAACAACACCAAAGTGAAGTTAAAGCTTGAAGATGGCAGCATCTACCCTGTCGAAGGCCGTCTTGCATTCTCGGATGCCAGCGTGAACCCTGAAACAGGTACTGTGACTTTACGTGCAGTATTCCCGAACAAAAACCATTTACTTCTGCCAGGTATGTTTGCCACAGCGCAAATCGTACAAGGCGAAATTCCAAATGCCTTCCTGATTCCACAAGCGGCGTTAACCCGTACACCTACGGGTCAGGCCATGGCGATGCTGGTGGGTGCTGACAATAAAGTGACTCCACGTCCAGTAACGACAGTCGGGACTCAAGGCAGCAACTGGATCGTAACCGAAGGTTTGAATCCGGGTGATAAAGTGATTGTTGACGGTATTGCTAAGGTAAAACCTGAACAGCAAGTGGTGCCTAAACCTTATCAACCTCAAGCGGCTGCCCCACAAGGTGCTGCTCAACCAGCTGCACAGCAACCTGCAGCAGATGCAAAAAAGGCAGATGATGCAAAGAAACAACCTGAACAAAAACCTGCTGCAAATGCATAAGGAGTAATGGTTCATGGCTCAATTCTTTATCCATCGCCCGATTTTTGCATGGGTGATTGCATTGGTAATTATGCTGGCGGGTATTTTGACCATCAGCAAAATGCCAATTGCTCAATATCCGACGATCGCGCCACCGACAGTCACCATTTCTGCGACTTATCCGGGTGCATCTGCAGCGACTGTAGAAAATACAGTAACGCAGATCATCGAGCAGCAGATGAACGGTCTGGATGGCTTGCGTTATATTTCTTCGAACAGTGCCGGTAACGGTCAGGCATCCATCGCCTTAAACTTTGAACAGGGTGTCGATCCTGATATCGCACAGGTACAGGTACAAAACAAGTTACAGTCAGCGACTGCACTTTTGCCTGATGATGTACAACGTCAGGGTGTACGTGTTACCAAATCTGGTGCCAGCTTCCTTCAGGTATTAGCTTTCTATTCGCCTGATGGCAGCCTGACTGCAGATGACATTAAAGACTATGTGAACTCAAATATTTCTGAACCTTTAAGCCGTGTGGCCGGGGTTGGTGAAGTTCAGGTCTTTGGAGGTTCTTATGCAATGCGTATCTGGCTGGATCCAGCCAAAATGGCTAGTCTGCAAGTGACTCCAAGTGATGTGGCTCAGGCAATCCGTACCCAGAACGCTCAGGTGGCTGTCGGTCAATTAGGTGGTGCGCCACAGATTGAAGGTCAGGTGCTGAATGCGACGGTGAATGCGCAAAGTCTGCTGCAAACACCTGAACAGTTCGAAAACATCTTCTTGAAAAATACCACTTCAGGTGCTCAAGTCCGTCTGGGCGATGTCGCACGTGTAGAACTGGGTGCAGACAACTACCAGTTTGATTCTAAATTCAACGGTAAACCGGCTGGCGGTGTTGCGATTAAACTTGCAACTGGCGCCAATGCGCTGGATACCGCTGAAGCAGTTGAAGAACGGCTAAAACAGTTACGTCCGAACTATCCGCAAGGGATGGTAGATACCCTGGCATTTGATACCACACCATTTATTCAGTTATCGATTGAATCGGTGGTTCATACCCTAATCGAAGCGGTCATTCTGGTCTTCATCGTGATGTTCCTGTTCTTGCAGAACTGGCGTGCAACGATTATTCCAACCATGGCCGTTCCAGTGGTTGTATTAGGTACTTTTGCAATCATTAATATCTTCGGCTTCTCGATCAATACCTTGACCATGTTTGCGATGGTTCTTGCAATTGGTCTGCTGGTCGATGATGCGATCGTTGTGGTCGAAAACGTTGAACGTGTCATGGCTGAAGAGCATCTTGATCCTGTGACGGCGACTGCAAAGTCGATGAAACAGATCTCTGGTGCGCTGATCGGTATTACCTCTGTACTGTCTGCAGTATTCGTACCAATGGCATTCTTTGGTGGTTCTACAGGGGTTATCTATCGCCAGTTCTCAATCACGCTGGTCACAGCAATGGTTCTGTCTCTGGTGGTGGCCTTAACCTTTACCCCTGCCCTGTGTGCGACCATTCTGAAACAGCATGATCCGAACAAGCCGCAAAGCAACAACCCGGCTGCGCGTTTCTTCCGCTGGTTTAACCATAGCTTTGACCGTGTTTCTGTGAAATATCAGGGCGGTGTCAATCGTATGACCCACCACAAAATTTTCTCCGGTATCATCTATGCGGTGGTGATCGGAATTATTGTGCTGATCTTCCAGAAACTGCCTTCTTCATTCTTACCTGATGAGGACCAAGGTGTCGTGATGACGCTGGTACAGTTGCCACCAAATGCAACCTTGGAACGTACCGATAAAGTCATCAATACCATGACAGGCTACTTCCTGGAAAATGAAAAAGATCATGTCCAATCTGTCTTCAGTGTGGCTGGTTTCTCATTCACAGGTGTAGGTCAAAACGCTGGTCTGGCATTTATCAAACTGAAAGACTGGTCTGAACGTACCACACCAGAATCACAGGTCGGTGCAATTATCCAGCGTGGTATGGCACTGAACATGATTGTGAAAGATGCGTCTTACATCATGCCATTACAATTGCCAGCAATGCCTGAACTGGGTGTATCTGCCGGCTTTAACATGCAGTTAAAAGCAGCAAGTGGTCAAAGCCATGAGCAACTTTTGGCAGCGCGTAATACTGTTCTGGGTCTGGCTGCACAAGACAAACGTCTTGCAGGTGTCCGTCCAAATGGTCAGGAAGATAACCCGCAGTACCGTGTGATTGTCGATCATGCACAAGCCGGTGCTTTAGGTGTCAGCATTTCTGAAATTAACAGCACCATGAGCATGGCGTGGGGTGGTTCGTACATCAACGACTTCCTTGACCGTGGTCGAGTGAAAAAAGTGTACGTTCAGGGTGAAGCCAGCTCTCGTATGATGCCGGAAGACCTGAACCAGTGGTATGTTCGTAACAACCGTGGCGAAATGGTACCGTTCTCTGCATTCGCAACGGGTGAATGGACCTATGGTTCGCCTCGTCTAGAACGCTATAACGGCGTATCTGCAATGAACATTCAGGGTACACCGGCACCGGGCGTGAGCTCAGGTGATGCAATGCGTGCGATGGAAGAAATCATTGCCAAGCTTCCTGAAATGGGCATGCAAGGTTTCGACTATGAATGGACTGGTCTGTCTCTGGAAGAACGTGAGTCTGGCGCACAGGCACCATTCTTGTACGCGCTTTCACTGTTGATCGTGTTCCTGTGTCTGGCTGCATTGTATGAAAGCTGGTCAATTCCATTCTCGGTTCTTCTGGTTGTACCATTAGGCATCGTGGGTGCATTACTATTGACCTTTGGCGGTATGATTCTGTTTAAAGACCCGAACCTGTCGAATAACATCTACTTCCAGGTAGCGATTATTGCCGTAATTGGTCTTTCTGCGAAAAACGCAATCTTGATTGTGGAATTCGCCAAAGAGCTGCAGGAACAAGGCGAAGAGTTGTTTGATGCGACCCTGCATGCAGCAAAAATGCGTTTACGTCCAATTATCATGACCACCCTTGCCTTCGGTTTTGGTGTACTTCCACTAGCACTTGCTTCAGGTGCCGGTGCGGGTAGCCAGCACTCCGTCGGTTATGGTGTCCTCGGTGGTGTAATCAGTTCGACTCTTTTAGGTATCTTCTTTATTCCTGTATTCTACGTGTGGATTCGAAGTATCTTTAAATACAAACCAAAACAACAAAATCAGGAGTACAAGTCGTAATGCAAAATATATGGTCTATTACAGGTCGTAGCATTGCGGTATCTGCCCTCGCGCTTGCTTTGACTGCATGTCAAAGCATGCGTGGCCCAGAGCCCGTTGCAGAGGCGAATATCCCAAGCAGTTATACCAATGCTTCAGGTACTTCTGTAGCAGAACAGGGTTATAAAGAATTCTTTGCTGACCAGCGCCTGTTACAGGTACTGGACTTGGCATTGACCAATAACCGTGATTTGCGTACTGCCGCATTAAACATTCAGCGTGCCCAACAGGCTTATCAGATTTCTGAAAATGACCGTCTGCCAACCATTGGTGCGAGCGGCAGCGTGTTACGTCAGGATACTGGCAGTAACAACCCGCAAAGCCGTGGCGCTGTGACGACTTATAATGTCGGTCTAGGCGTAACTGCATTTGAGCTAGATTTCTGGGGTCGTGTGCGTAGCTTGCGTGACAATGCTTTAGATACTTATCTGGCGACTCAAAGTGCGCGTGATGCGACTCAGATTTCTCTGATCGGTCAGGTGGCCCAAGCATGGCTGAGTTACTCATTTGCCAATGCCAATCTGGCGCTGGCTGAGCAAACGCTGAAAGCCCAGCTTGAATCTTACAACCTGAACAAGAAACGTTTTGATGTTGGGATCGATAGCGAACTTCCAGTACGTCAGGCGCAAATTTCTGTTGAAACTGCGCGTAATGATGTTGCCAACTATCGCACCCAGGTGGCTCAGGCACAAAACCTGTTAAATCTGCTTGTAGGTCAACCCGTACCGGCCAACCTGTTACCGGCACAACGTGTTACCCGCATTACCTCTAATGCGGCCCTAGGTGCAGGCTTACCAAGTGACCTGCTGATTAACCGTCCGGATGTACGTGCAGCTGAATACCGTCTGTCTGCGGCAGGTGCCAATATTGGGGCTGCCCGTGCACGTCTGTACCCAACCATCAGTCTGACGGGTTCTGCAGGTTTTGCATCTGCGGATCTGGGTGATCTGTTCAAATCTGGCAGTTTTGCGTGGTCTGTAGGCCCAAGTCTGGATATTCCAATTTTCGATTGGGGTACACGTCAGGCCAATATTCGTATTTCTGAAACAGATCAGCAAATTGCGCTGTCAGATTATGAAAAATCCATTCAAACTGCATTCCGTGAAGTGAATGATGCCCTGGCGGTACGACAGAACATTGGTGACCGTATTGCTGCTCAACGCCGTCTGGTTGATGCGACCAACACGACTTACCGCCTGTCTCTAGCACGTTTCCGTGCCGGTATTGACAGCTATCTGACTGTACTGGATGCACAACGTGCTTCATATGCAGCAGAACAAGGTTTGTTATTACTTGAACAGGCGAATCTGAACAGCCAGGTTGAGCTGTACAAGAGTCTTGGTGGTGGTTTGAAAGTTAACACTTCAGACACCGTAGCGTATCGCCCGTCTGTGACCGAACAGCGTCGTGCCGAACAGGCAAAATAAGCTTAATCTCTTTTTCAGAAAAGCTCACTTCGGTGGGCTTTTTTTATACGTTGGTCCAATAGCCGATATATTTTGATTGAATCAAAAAATCTGTATACTCAATTGGATGAGACTTAACACTTTATAAAATGTAAATCGATGAAAAAAATATTGTTATCTGCCTTGGTAAGTTCAATTT from the Acinetobacter sp. YWS30-1 genome contains:
- the adeK gene encoding multidrug efflux RND transporter AdeIJK outer membrane channel subunit AdeK, with amino-acid sequence MQNIWSITGRSIAVSALALALTACQSMRGPEPVAEANIPSSYTNASGTSVAEQGYKEFFADQRLLQVLDLALTNNRDLRTAALNIQRAQQAYQISENDRLPTIGASGSVLRQDTGSNNPQSRGAVTTYNVGLGVTAFELDFWGRVRSLRDNALDTYLATQSARDATQISLIGQVAQAWLSYSFANANLALAEQTLKAQLESYNLNKKRFDVGIDSELPVRQAQISVETARNDVANYRTQVAQAQNLLNLLVGQPVPANLLPAQRVTRITSNAALGAGLPSDLLINRPDVRAAEYRLSAAGANIGAARARLYPTISLTGSAGFASADLGDLFKSGSFAWSVGPSLDIPIFDWGTRQANIRISETDQQIALSDYEKSIQTAFREVNDALAVRQNIGDRIAAQRRLVDATNTTYRLSLARFRAGIDSYLTVLDAQRASYAAEQGLLLLEQANLNSQVELYKSLGGGLKVNTSDTVAYRPSVTEQRRAEQAK